A part of Coriobacteriia bacterium genomic DNA contains:
- a CDS encoding D-alanine--D-alanine ligase yields the protein MKEKIAVLMGGQSLEREVSLVSGQRVCDALEAEGYKVLALDVTPELVTTLRSEKPDAVYIALHGKYGEDGTVQELLEFLGIPYTGPGVVASTLAWDKSLSKRLFRIEGVPTPAWVAFTADAFKQMGAATALDLVPDAVGGFPVVVKPSKQGSALGLTKVETAEALPEALLTALSFGDTAIVEKWIDGRELAVSVLDGPDAPRVLPPVEMVPVSGLFDFSAMYTPGETEYYVPARLSETEMAEVVALAARVHQLLGCRHVSRVDMVLGADGVPYVLEANTSPGMTEMSLLPMAAAAVGIDFQELVGLLVRSVRHEGA from the coding sequence ATGAAGGAGAAGATCGCGGTGCTCATGGGCGGGCAGTCGCTCGAGCGTGAGGTCTCGCTCGTGAGCGGACAGCGCGTGTGCGACGCGCTCGAGGCCGAGGGCTACAAGGTTCTTGCTCTCGACGTGACGCCGGAACTCGTGACCACGCTCCGCAGCGAGAAGCCGGACGCTGTCTACATCGCGCTCCACGGCAAGTACGGCGAGGACGGCACGGTGCAGGAGCTGCTCGAGTTTCTCGGCATCCCGTACACCGGCCCGGGTGTCGTAGCCTCCACGCTCGCCTGGGACAAGTCGCTCAGCAAGCGGCTGTTCCGGATCGAGGGCGTGCCCACGCCGGCGTGGGTGGCGTTCACCGCCGACGCCTTCAAGCAGATGGGCGCTGCCACGGCGCTCGACCTCGTGCCGGACGCCGTGGGGGGCTTCCCGGTCGTCGTGAAGCCGTCGAAGCAGGGTTCCGCACTCGGCCTCACGAAGGTCGAGACTGCCGAGGCGCTGCCCGAGGCGCTGCTCACCGCACTCTCCTTCGGCGACACGGCGATTGTGGAGAAGTGGATCGACGGGCGCGAGCTCGCCGTCTCCGTGCTCGACGGGCCGGACGCTCCGCGCGTGCTGCCTCCGGTCGAAATGGTGCCGGTCTCGGGACTGTTCGACTTCTCGGCGATGTACACGCCGGGCGAGACCGAGTACTACGTGCCCGCACGGCTCTCCGAGACCGAGATGGCCGAGGTCGTGGCGCTCGCCGCCCGGGTGCACCAGCTGCTCGGGTGCCGGCATGTGAGCCGCGTGGACATGGTACTCGGTGCCGACGGTGTCCCCTACGTTCTCGAAGCGAACACGTCACCGGGCATGACCGAGATGTCGCTTCTGCCCATGGCAGCGGCGGCCGTCGGCATCGACTTCCAGGAGTTGGTAGGACTTCTGGTACGCTCTGTACGACACGAAGGCGCGTGA
- a CDS encoding YtxH domain-containing protein: MYDYRRGESILGAFLLGGIVGAALGLLFSPRSGRDNREFVAAKAQEYWGEGKEFYETSRAKVVDETEEIRAKIDAARDRLKDQVDSVSQQAKEKVHEIAPQAKDAVAKAGTSVKTGVETVEGKAQGVLDKLAEKTAPGVEPIADLAAPEAPFAE, from the coding sequence ATGTATGACTATCGCAGGGGAGAGAGCATCCTTGGCGCGTTCCTTCTCGGTGGAATCGTAGGTGCCGCACTCGGTCTGCTGTTCTCACCGCGGTCCGGACGCGATAACCGCGAGTTCGTCGCAGCCAAGGCCCAGGAGTACTGGGGTGAGGGCAAGGAGTTCTACGAGACGTCTCGAGCCAAGGTCGTTGACGAGACCGAGGAGATCCGCGCCAAGATCGACGCGGCGCGCGATCGGCTGAAGGACCAGGTCGACTCCGTCTCACAGCAGGCCAAGGAGAAGGTTCACGAGATCGCACCGCAGGCGAAGGACGCCGTCGCCAAGGCCGGCACGTCGGTGAAGACCGGCGTCGAAACGGTCGAGGGCAAGGCACAGGGTGTGCTCGACAAGCTGGCCGAGAAGACCGCTCCGGGAGTGGAACCAATCGCCGATCTGGCGGCTCCCGAGGCGCCTTTCGCCGAGTAA